AAGCTGGCCGAGCAGTTCGGCGTGTCCCGCACCACGGTGCGCGAAGGGATCAAGATTCTGTCCGAGTCCGGGTTTCTGACCAGCCGCCAGGGCGCGGGCACCTTTGTCAGCCGCCCGGAAGAAGGCGCCAGGGGCGGGTCGCTCATTGACGCGGTCCTGGCCGGGAATCACGACCTTCAGGACGTGTTCGAGGTACGCAAGATGCTGGAGCCCGAGATCGCGGCCCTGGCTGCGCGCAACGGTTCGCCGGACGCCAAGACCCGGCTCGAGGCCATCCTCATGGAACAGGAACAGGCCATCGACAGCGGCGAGAGCGGAGCGGGCATCGACCAGCGATTTCACCAGGCCCTGGCCGAGGCGTCGGGCAACCCGGTGCTGCGCGAGATGGTCTCGGCTCTGCATGAAGGGTTTTCCCACAGCCGCTCCGAGGAGGTTCAGTCCCCCCAGCGGCAGAAGGCTTCCCTGGCTGCCCATCGGGCCATTGTGGAGGCTGTCAGAAACGGGCATGCCATGCAGGCCGAGCGGGCCATGCGTGAACATCTTGATGAAGTTGAAAGAATCATCTTTGATAATCAAAGAGAAGTATACTCAAGGAGATAGCGATGAAGGAAATTAAAGACAAAGCGCGCGAACTGATGAAGGGCTTTTGCCGAGTCTGCAAGGTTTGCGACGGCAAGGCGTGCGCGGGCGAGGTCCCGGGCATGGGCGGACTGGGAACGGGTACGTCGTTCAAGGCCAATGTGGAAGCCCTGGAAGGTTTTCGCCTGAACATGCGTCTGCTGCATGACGCGGCCGAGCCGGACACCTCCACCTCCCTGCTGGGCATCGACCTGTCCATGCCGGTCATGGCCGCGCCCATCGGCGGCGTGTCCTTCAACATGGGCGGCGGCGTGTCCGAAGAGGACTACATCGACGCAGTGGTCGGCGGTTGCAAGGCGGCCGGAGTCATCGGCTGTACCGGTGACGGCGTTCCTCCCTTCATTTACGAATCCGGCTTTGCGGCCATCGAGAAGAACGCGGGTCACGGCATCCCGTTCATCAAGCCCTGGGAGGGCGAAGAGCTGAACGAGAAGCTCGAAAAGGCCCGCAAGACCGGTTGTTCCGTGTTCGGCATGGACGTGGACGCGGCCGGACTTATCACCCTGCGCCAGATGGGTCGTCCGGTGGCTCCCAAGCCTGTCGGCGAACTCAAGAAGCTGATCGATCAGGTCCACGGCTGGGGCGCCAAGTTCATCGTCAAGGGCATCATGACTCCGGACGAGGCCGAGCTGGCCGTCCAGGCGGGCGCTGACGCCATCATCGTCTCCAACCACGGCGGCCGCGTGCTCGACCACACCCCGGGAACGGCCGAGGCCCTGCCCGACGTGGCCGAAAAGGTCCACGGCAAGATCACCATCCTGGTGGACGGCGGCATCCGCACTGGCGCTGACGTGCTCAAGATGCTCGCGCTCGGCGCCGACGGCGTGCTCATCGGCCGCCCGGTATCCGTGGCCGCGGTTGGCGGATTGCAGGAAGGCGTGGAAAAGTATCTGGCGACCATCAAGGCCCAGCTCTCCGGAGCCATGGTCCTGACCGGCTGCAAGGACATCGCCTCCATCGACACCAACGTCCTCTTCTAAGGAGCGCCGAACCGTGATCACCACCTATATCCTGTACGTCTGCCTCGGGGCGGTTGCCGGAATTCTCGCCGGTCTGCTCGGCATCGGCGGGGGGCTGGTCATCGTGCCCATGCTCAACTTCGCCTTCGAGTGGCAGAACTTCCCCGTGGAGCACATCCAGCACATCGCGCTGGGTACGTCCATGGCCACGATCATCTTCACGTCGTTGTCCAGCATGCGTGCCCACCACAAGCGCGGGGCCATCAACTATACCGCCTTTTGGCGGCTGACCCCCGGCATCATCGTGGGCACCTACCTGGGCTCCTGGATCGCCTCGCTGCTGTCCACCCTGTTCCTGAAGGTCTTCTTCGGCCTGTTCCTGTACTACGTGGCCACGCAGATGCTGTTGAACATAAAGCCCAAGGCCGCTCACGAGCTGCCGGGCCAGGCAGGGACCTTTGCTGCTGGCGGCGGGATCGGCGTGTTCTCTGCCCTGGTCGGCATCGGCGGCGGCACTCTGACCGTGCCGTTCCTGTCCTGGTGCAACCTGACCATGCACACGGCCATCGCCACGGCCGCGGCTGTCGGTCTGCCCATCGCTCTGGCTGGCACCGCAGGATATGTGATCAACGGTTGGTCCGTGGCCGGTATCCCCGGTCCGCACATCGGGTACGTGTACATCCCGGCACTGCTGGGCATCATCGTTACCAGCATGCTGACCGCGCCGTATGGCGCCAAGCTGGCTCACAGCCTGCCTGTGGCCAAGCTCAAGCGCATCTTCGCCATCCTCCTCTATCTCGTGGGGACGCGGATGCTCTGGAATGCCTTCATGTAGCGTTTGCTTCGGCACTTCAAGCCAATAAAAAAAGGGACTGCCTGTGCAGTCCCTTTTTTGCTGTCGGCGGGAAGGGGAATTGATCGGCTACAGACCGTTTTCCCGTTGGTGCGCGTCAAGAACGTTATCGACCCGGACGAGCTTTTCCTCGATCTTGCCGGGCTTGATGGTGTAGCGGGTCACAGTCCATTCGAGCTGGTCGATGAACTCCACGTGGCCGTAGCCGTTTTCGGGCAGCAGATCCCGGATGGCTTCGATGAAGTCGTCGATGAGGATATAGTGGCCCTCGTGGTCCACGCGCAGGACGTCGCCGTCGTAGGCCACCTGCTCAAATGGGCAGAGACCTTGTATTTTATCCCACATTTCCGGATTTACACGGTGAAAATCACCGTAGACGCGGACATCTTCCATGGCTTTCTCCCTTGGGGAACGTGATGGGCGTGAATTAGGCGTTCAAACCCAGACGGTCAACCAAAAATCGGGATTTCTGTTCGAGGTCGTGCCACAGCATAGCGCGGTTCTCCCGGCCCAGGCGGATCAGTTCCGCGTCCGTATACTTGGTGTCCAGCTTGAGCTTGTTGCCCATGACCTGGCCTATCTGCCTGGCGGTCTTGGACTTGGCCAGGGACGAGTGCTGCACGTGGCGCACGGCCAGGCCGCCGACATAGAGGGCCGGGGTGCCTGCCAGGCTCGCGCGCATATCCCGGTCCAGGTCATCGAATTGCGACGGGGTGTAGCGCAGGTCGAACGGGCCGGTGCGGTCGATGGAGCGCATGTTGACCAGATGGCAGCAGCCCGACACGGACATGCAGGGGCGGGAATAGCTGAACAGACCGGTATCGGCGGAACCCGCGCAATTGTCGTAGACCGGCACGCGGTTCGGCAGGCTGTCGGGTTCCGGCACGGGCGGGGCCACGGGGAAAAGATTGTAATCCGCCGATTGCAGGCTGTAGGGCGGAACCGCTGCGGTGATGCGGCAGCCCACTGCGCCGATGTCGTCGCGCCCAAGTACCGGGCCGAGAAGGCGCAGGAGCCAGTCCCCGGGAAGGACGATGTCGTCGTCCAGGAAGGCGGCCCAACGGGCCTCGCGTACCGCGGGCAGGGACAGAAGCCAGTTGCGCGCGGCAGGAGCGCCCACGTTGATCGGCAGGGTTTCGATGTGGAATCGTTCCGCGCCGAACTGTTGGGCCGCGTTGGCCAGGACGCGATCGGTATGGT
The sequence above is a segment of the uncultured Pseudodesulfovibrio sp. genome. Coding sequences within it:
- a CDS encoding FadR/GntR family transcriptional regulator, whose product is MEARPVSRKCISEEIVSQIREMIDHGRLQPGDRLPAERKLAEQFGVSRTTVREGIKILSESGFLTSRQGAGTFVSRPEEGARGGSLIDAVLAGNHDLQDVFEVRKMLEPEIAALAARNGSPDAKTRLEAILMEQEQAIDSGESGAGIDQRFHQALAEASGNPVLREMVSALHEGFSHSRSEEVQSPQRQKASLAAHRAIVEAVRNGHAMQAERAMREHLDEVERIIFDNQREVYSRR
- a CDS encoding alpha-hydroxy-acid oxidizing protein, giving the protein MKEIKDKARELMKGFCRVCKVCDGKACAGEVPGMGGLGTGTSFKANVEALEGFRLNMRLLHDAAEPDTSTSLLGIDLSMPVMAAPIGGVSFNMGGGVSEEDYIDAVVGGCKAAGVIGCTGDGVPPFIYESGFAAIEKNAGHGIPFIKPWEGEELNEKLEKARKTGCSVFGMDVDAAGLITLRQMGRPVAPKPVGELKKLIDQVHGWGAKFIVKGIMTPDEAELAVQAGADAIIVSNHGGRVLDHTPGTAEALPDVAEKVHGKITILVDGGIRTGADVLKMLALGADGVLIGRPVSVAAVGGLQEGVEKYLATIKAQLSGAMVLTGCKDIASIDTNVLF
- a CDS encoding sulfite exporter TauE/SafE family protein, with the translated sequence MITTYILYVCLGAVAGILAGLLGIGGGLVIVPMLNFAFEWQNFPVEHIQHIALGTSMATIIFTSLSSMRAHHKRGAINYTAFWRLTPGIIVGTYLGSWIASLLSTLFLKVFFGLFLYYVATQMLLNIKPKAAHELPGQAGTFAAGGGIGVFSALVGIGGGTLTVPFLSWCNLTMHTAIATAAAVGLPIALAGTAGYVINGWSVAGIPGPHIGYVYIPALLGIIVTSMLTAPYGAKLAHSLPVAKLKRIFAILLYLVGTRMLWNAFM